From Cydia strobilella chromosome 7, ilCydStro3.1, whole genome shotgun sequence, one genomic window encodes:
- the LOC134742749 gene encoding very long chain fatty acid elongase 7-like — translation MAAYFSRSSDEPHQEIDELPLMQGIGPVLIILVVYLLFVLKLGPAFMRKRPAFKLTRTLFAYNMIQVAISAYLVQKFLRGILELGLVPRQCHMPNERIRKEIVFALWLYFAAKITELLDTVFFVLRKKDNQVTFLHLYHHSIMIVGTWALIKYSPSETVLFIGFLNSLVHVFMYTYYGLAALGPKVAKYLTWKKYMTTFQLVQFVSIVAQYIITVKLSECPPSKGAAIFVVCNTLFFLVLFANFYKQSYVKKNSKTLD, via the exons ATGGCGGCGTATTTTAGTAGGAGTAGTGACGAACCAC ATCAGGAAATCGACGAGCTACCCCTTATGCAGGGCATTGGACCTGTCCTCATTATCCTGGTTGTCTACCTGCTCTTCGTGCTGAAGCTAGGACCGGCCTTCATGAGAAAGAGGCCAGCGTTCAAGCTCACGCGCACGCTATTTGCATACAATATGATACAGGTGGCCATTTCGGCATATTTAGTACAAAAG tttTTGCGAGGAATATTGGAACTCGGTCTGGTGCCTAGACAGTGTCACATGCCTAACGAAAGGATAAGAAAAGAG ATTGTCTTCGCACTGTGGTTATACTTCGCAGCCAAAATCACAGAGCTTCTTGACACCGTCTTCTTCGTACTCAGAAAGAAAGACAACCAAGTGACTTTCCTCCACTTATACCACCACTCAATCATGATAGTCGGAACTTGGGCGTTAATCAAATACTCGCCCTCAGAAACAGTGTTGTTTATCGGGTTCTTGAACTCGTTGGTACATGTGTTCATGTACACGTATTATGGCTTGGCTGCGTTGGGACCTAAAGTAGCGAAGTATTTGACTTGGAAGAAATATATGACTACGTTTCAGCTG GTACAATTTGTCTCCATCGTCGCTCAGTACATTATAACAGTAAAACTGTCAGAATGTCCCCCTTCTAAAGGAGCCGCTATTTTCGTAGTCTGCAATACGTTATTCTTCCTAGTCCTTTTCgctaatttttacaagcaaagcTATGTTAAGAAAAACTCAAAAACCCTTGATTAA
- the LOC134742832 gene encoding very long chain fatty acid elongase 7-like, whose amino-acid sequence MQGPGPVLMILAVYLLFVLKLGPAFMRKRPAFKLTRTLFAYNMIQVAISAYLVQKYFRAILELGLVPRQCHMANERTRKEIVFGMWLYFAAKITELLDTVFFVLRKKDNQVTFLHLYHHSIMMVGTWAFIKYSPSETLVFIGFLNSLVHVFMYTYYGLAALGPKVAKYLTWKKYMTTFQLVQFVSIVAQYIITVKLSECPPSKGVAIFIVCNTLFFLVLFANFYKQSYVKKNSKTRVNVSNPLGICMIQEKDVKV is encoded by the exons ATGCAGGGCCCTGGACCTGTCCTCATGATTCTGGCTGTATACCTGCTCTTCGTGCTGAAGCTAGGGCCGGCCTTCATGAGAAAGAGGCCAGCGTTCAAGCTCACGCGCACGCTATTTGCATACAATATGATACAGGTGGCCATTTCGGCGTATTTAGTACAAAAG tattttcgAGCAATATTGGAACTCGGTCTGGTGCCTAGACAGTGTCACATGGCTAACGAAAGGACAAGAAAGGag aTTGTCTTCGGAATGTGGTTATACTTCGCAGCCAAAATCACAGAGCTTCTTGACACCGTCTTCTTCGTACTCAGAAAGAAAGACAACCAAGTAACTTTCCTCCACTTATACCACCACTCAATCATGATGGTCGGAACTTGGGCGTTCATCAAATACTCGCCTTCAGAAACCTTGGTGTTTATCGGGTTCTTGAACTCGTTGGTACATGTGTTCATGTACACGTATTATGGCTTGGCTGCGTTGGGACCTAAAGTGGCGAAGTATTTGACTTGGAAGAAATATATGACTACGTTTCAGCTG GTACAATTTGTCTCCATCGTCGCTCAGTACATTATAACAGTTAAACTGTCAGAATGCCCCCCTTCTAAAGGAGTCGCTATTTTCATAGTCTGCAACACGTTATTCTTCCTAGTCCTTTTCgctaatttttacaagcaaagcTATGTGAagaaaaactcaaaaactaggGTTAATGTTAGTAATCCTTTAGGCATTTGTATGATACAAGAGAAAGATGTAAAAGTGTAA